In one Colletotrichum destructivum chromosome 2, complete sequence genomic region, the following are encoded:
- a CDS encoding Putative Zinc finger, RING-type, protein MEETMDYTYHHQEQAQGQAQLPFSQQRSRCPYYNRNEHHQQLPGIPQQHRSTMHYDPVHASAGHWHPQGQLPPYHWQHHMLGHRPQLVPQQQRSSNAVSDPHFYNHGSASSFGNGAGGYSGAAPNEMGGGPQSVHPPFPHTQLPPVRYNPSSSLVASQPTAGQPVFSPERSFGQNTASRNGAFNAASHSLNASTTPNTQDASEPSAEPTRPAQSATPESTGTLSQAPPPNTTGSIQFGSAPPSSAPQPYSTFPLAPYRMHRSAASGEMNAFIGGSGGSLLLSHHAYAFTGGPPTTNPTSNFVPPNLRRAPGNPRRTMSRRQSPPSDADMDSERELRMMEQVIHANGNAGRLLDGDHHMDPVRAAQFLRGSVTTKYVASPSAILSLQSVPISDLPESERTCVICYNEFGVETPEGVKEAPLRLPKCKHVFGDHCIKKWLEESDSCPYCRDKVPNEPRVTSTNPNVNSMLRNRSQVTLGGYAGFMRERDANLAYDESSRISVAGSGHGERRSPPTDSGEGRRRIRPRHGSLRGPGSPSSPGGSRPASFGSSSSSTNHENNRRSHAAVAAAANRAYLSNTNTTARPSHGSAAQVTLPRGNTSQYQVLSLGHGPMETLTSVTPTMSTYMQQGMHQGNPPGGQGGGFANPTNRSSLPAPLPGAWVSGAPASSDDLHRRMMLGDNNSNNNHNNNHNNNNNNNNNTNDDAQAHTGAQWGQQ, encoded by the exons ATGGAAGAAACTATGGACTACACATATCACCACCAAGAGCAGGCCCAGGGCCAGGCCCAGCTCCCATTCTCGCAACAGCGATCCCGGTGCCCCTACTACAACCGAAACGAGCATCACCAGCAACTCCCCGGCATCCCACAGCAGCACCGCTCGACGATGCACTACGATCCCGTCCACGCCTCTGCAGGACACTGGCATCCCCAGGGACAACTGCCTCCTTATCACTGGCAACATCACATGCTGGGTCACCGCCCGCAGCTGGTgcctcaacaacaacggtcTTCGAACGCGGTCTCGGATCCCCATTTTTACAACCATGGATCGGCCTCGAGTTTTGGCAATGGCGCGGGTGGCTATTCGGGTGCTGCCCCAAATGAGATGGGAGGAGGACCTCAGTCGGTGCATCCGCCCTTCCCTCACACTCAACTTCCTCCCGTGAGATATAAtccctcgtcgtccctcgtagccagccagccgacTGCAGGCCAGCCCGTCTTCAGTCCCGAAAGATCATTTGGACAGAACACAGCGTCCCGCAACGGTGCGTTCAACGCAGCTTCGCACTCTCTCAACGCATCTACGACACCCAACACCCAGGACGCTTCAGAACCCAGTGCTGAGCCTACCCGACCGGCCCAGTCCGCCACTCCAGAGTCCACAGGCACTCTGAGCCAggcgccgcctcccaacACCACCGGCAGCATCCAGTTCGGATctgctccgccgtcgtctgcaCCACAGCCCTACTCAACGTTCCCCCTTGCGCCTTATAGAATGCATCGCTCGGCTGCTTCAGGTGAGATGAATGCGTTTAtaggcggcagcggcggcagcctgtTGTTGTCGCATCACGCTTACGCTTTTACAGGTGGTCCCCCAACCACGAACCCAACCAGCAACTTTGTGCCGCCAAACTTGCGCCGAGCCCCAGGAAACCCCCGCCGCACCATGTCGCGAAGGCAGAGCCCACCCTCGGACGCTGACATGGATTCTGAAAGAGAGTTGAGGATGATGGAGCAGGTGATTCACGCGAACGGAAACGCAGGCCGCCTGCTGGATGGCGATCACCACATGGACCCTGTGCGCGCCGCCCAGTTCCTACGTGGTTCAGTCACAACAAAGTACGTGGCATCTCCATCGGCCATACTGTCGCTGCAGAGTGTGCCGATTTCGGACCTCCCCGAGAGCGAAAGAA CTTGCGTCATCTGCTACAACGAATTCGGTGTAGAGACTCCAGAGGGCGTCAAGGAAGCGCCACTGCGGCTACCCAAGTGTAAACACGTCTTTGGCGACCATTGCATCAAGAAGTGGCTCGAGGAATCGGACAGCTGCCCTTACTGCAGGGACAAGGTGCCAAACGAGCCCAGGGTCACGTCGACAAACCCCAACGTCAACAGCATGCTTCGTAACCGTAGCCAAGTGACGCTAGGGGGCTACGCTGGGTTcatgagagagagggatgcCAACCTGGCATACGATGAGTCGAGCCGGATTTCGGTAGCCGGCTCCGGCCATGGCGAACGTCGCTCACCCCCGACTGACAGCGGCGAAGGCCGCCGTAGGATTCGGCCCCGGCATGGCAGCCTCCGCGGACCCGGgtctccgtcttccccggGCGGCTCACGGCCGGCATCCTTCggctcttcttcgtcttcaaccAACCACGAGAACAACCGAAGGTCgcatgccgccgtcgccgccgccgcaaacCGCGCGTACCTGTCGAACACGAACACGACCGCCCGACCGAGTCACGGCTCCGCTGCGCAGGTCACGTTGCCCAGAGGAAACACGTCTCAGTATCAAGTCCTCAGTCTCGGCCACGGCCCCATGGAGACGTTAACCTCggtgacgccgacgatgtcgacTTACATGCAGCAGGGAATGCACCAAGGTAACCCTCCCGGAGGAcaaggcggcggcttcgcgAATCCGACTAATCGAAGctccttgccggcgcctCTTCCCGGAGCCTGGGTTTCCGGGGCTCCTGCCTCGTCGGATGACTTGCATCGACGCATGATGCTTggcgacaacaacagcaacaacaaccacaacaacaaccacaataataataacaacaacaacaacaacaccaacgaCGATGCTCAGGCTCACACCGGTGCTCAATGGGGACAACAGTAG